One Thalassotalea atypica DNA window includes the following coding sequences:
- a CDS encoding prepilin-type N-terminal cleavage/methylation domain-containing protein: protein MIKFSVHPMKKIQQGFTLLELIVVIIIIGVLSVTVLPRFMDSKGFEEYSYRGEIITKLRAIQLRAMQEESSRCVALNDKHFGEPSSCDVNTGAFNFSSDYGQDIEDVLEIKVQSNHSVTFSMKTGSVPFSFDKLGRPVGCSGKCEIRITGSEELLVIIESEGFIHAG from the coding sequence ATGATAAAGTTCTCAGTTCATCCTATGAAGAAAATACAACAAGGCTTTACCTTATTAGAGCTTATTGTTGTGATCATCATTATTGGCGTATTGTCTGTCACTGTACTGCCACGATTCATGGACTCTAAAGGCTTTGAAGAATATAGCTATCGCGGTGAAATCATTACTAAACTTCGTGCTATTCAATTGCGTGCTATGCAGGAAGAAAGCTCTCGCTGTGTAGCTCTTAATGATAAGCATTTTGGTGAGCCGTCATCCTGTGATGTAAACACAGGTGCCTTTAATTTTTCCAGTGATTATGGGCAAGACATTGAAGATGTCTTAGAAATCAAAGTGCAATCAAACCATAGTGTCACTTTTTCAATGAAAACCGGCAGCGTACCTTTTAGTTTCGACAAATTAGGTCGTCCTGTCGGTTGCAGTGGTAAATGTGAAATTAGAATTACTGGTAGTGAAGAGTTGTTAGTCATTATTGAGTCAGAGGGCTTTATTCATGCGGGCTAA
- a CDS encoding DUF6701 domain-containing protein — MSITVNAATVTYDFDVRSPGINAFAYDGQIDANSFPPSNATTPSSQHSNSEYNAIARDDSSYDSYSVSQNGRIAIQRYVFEIDEVETDVTQLDILWNGAGQNAHNPRTDGAELYLWNYTTANYTKLDDSGDTSSVVNLEGSITSNISQYIGGAANNQVTILVASNDKRTGNRPNILYTDYVKLDVVSSGVGPGECTVADNFNNISYSQNDGSIDWIGSWQEIGEADGPSSGIARVRNDNCSSGNCLRLGVPSGGGAQTYSNIGVAREVDLSTASSATLTFNYRTGYSSGTPLVRLWASNDGGITWFFVQQYSFFSTNFTATAQTIDLTPYISSNTQIRFLADGAGAVSGFYIDDIQISYDCSEVVTNFQIRHDGKGLTCAPEPVEIVACSDATCSSVNTSINTDVTLMVNGGGAQTVTLNNGVSSGVSFNYSDTVTPATLSLSGDFICSDSSDGSADCSVDFSNVGFVFSNIANQVSGEAFSDVKLSSLEDNGNGTCQALFANETKTIDLAMTYLNPSDTATLNDFTVDNVPIDKNLLLAAPNNFTGVSLNFNSQGEALITGNYFDAGQINLSARYVQPPNLPLQPGFTLEGDSNAFWVRPYQLTLETITLNPNGGTPINNSLFTTGATHKAAEPFAFIIKALNQSGGLTTNYVPSQSQLSVKRVAPVNVGTEDGDFTYATGESKRDTLATTFSDVNFTAFVPGNSTGGVSSFTGAKYSEVGVLELDVRDNNYGNQTGFHVEADAITVGRFTPAYLTQSVISHGELVTRDDSLVGTCGERDWAYSGQLNVNQLPTEIGAIRYSSANPPKIEILAFNQDGDLTKNYIIAATGAGGDSFMRLEPNDVVITPPVQDIKGAALAITANNPLDIDTSNAFSHLTGGVEYTLSDDDHFVYTHNNDTFLAPFTAEFDLDIDQIIDADGIAVDTSVMVAPLPYEHIEIRTGVQVRFGRLMLENSYGPETSDLAQHFKTEYLVNPLTQTFTTNVNDNCTAITNVGNLLSLSDIGEGLDDLDVNVVGNAGTMELGEFKGLDLRSASQGQIGVEYTTPAWLLFDWDENGTHDNNAGAIATFGQFRGNDRIIYWRESN; from the coding sequence ATGAGCATCACTGTAAATGCTGCAACGGTTACTTATGATTTTGATGTGCGTTCACCTGGTATTAATGCATTTGCGTATGATGGCCAAATAGATGCCAACTCCTTCCCGCCATCAAATGCTACGACTCCGTCTTCTCAGCACTCGAATTCTGAATATAATGCCATTGCACGAGATGATAGCTCTTATGATTCATATTCTGTTAGTCAAAACGGAAGAATTGCAATTCAACGTTACGTTTTTGAAATTGATGAAGTAGAAACTGATGTAACGCAACTTGATATTCTTTGGAATGGTGCGGGACAGAATGCACATAACCCAAGAACCGATGGTGCTGAACTTTATCTTTGGAATTACACTACCGCTAACTATACTAAACTTGATGATTCAGGTGATACCTCATCTGTCGTTAACTTAGAAGGAAGCATTACGAGTAATATTTCGCAGTACATTGGTGGTGCCGCAAATAATCAAGTCACAATATTGGTTGCGTCAAATGACAAGAGAACAGGGAATCGTCCAAATATACTTTATACAGACTACGTGAAATTGGATGTGGTCAGCTCAGGCGTTGGCCCTGGCGAATGTACAGTTGCAGATAATTTTAACAATATTTCTTACAGTCAAAATGATGGCTCTATAGATTGGATTGGAAGCTGGCAAGAAATTGGTGAAGCTGATGGCCCAAGTTCAGGTATTGCTAGAGTACGTAATGATAACTGCTCTTCAGGTAATTGTTTGCGTTTAGGTGTTCCAAGCGGAGGTGGCGCTCAAACGTATAGCAACATTGGTGTTGCTAGGGAAGTAGATTTAAGTACAGCATCATCTGCGACGTTAACATTTAACTATCGAACAGGTTACTCATCAGGTACTCCTTTAGTTCGCCTTTGGGCGTCTAATGATGGCGGGATTACTTGGTTTTTTGTTCAACAATATTCTTTTTTCTCGACAAATTTTACGGCAACAGCGCAAACGATCGATTTAACTCCGTATATTTCGAGTAATACACAAATTAGGTTCTTAGCCGATGGTGCTGGCGCGGTATCAGGCTTTTATATTGATGATATACAAATAAGTTATGACTGTTCGGAGGTCGTAACTAATTTTCAAATTCGTCATGATGGTAAAGGGCTAACGTGTGCACCAGAGCCTGTGGAAATTGTTGCTTGTAGTGATGCAACTTGTTCAAGTGTTAATACCAGTATAAATACCGATGTTACGTTAATGGTTAACGGTGGTGGCGCGCAAACGGTCACCCTAAATAATGGGGTTAGCTCAGGCGTAAGTTTTAATTATAGTGACACTGTAACGCCAGCAACGCTCTCATTGTCTGGGGACTTTATTTGTAGTGATAGTAGCGATGGCTCTGCTGATTGTTCTGTTGATTTCTCTAATGTTGGCTTTGTTTTTAGCAATATTGCTAACCAAGTTTCTGGTGAAGCGTTTAGTGACGTGAAACTCTCTTCTCTAGAAGATAATGGCAACGGAACCTGTCAAGCGTTATTCGCCAATGAAACTAAAACAATTGATTTGGCAATGACTTACCTCAATCCAAGTGATACAGCAACGTTAAACGATTTTACTGTTGATAACGTACCGATTGATAAAAACCTCTTATTGGCTGCACCTAATAATTTTACTGGTGTAAGTTTAAATTTTAACTCACAAGGTGAAGCATTAATTACCGGGAATTATTTTGATGCTGGGCAAATTAATTTGTCGGCGCGTTATGTGCAGCCTCCAAACCTGCCACTTCAGCCGGGGTTTACCCTTGAAGGTGATTCAAATGCGTTTTGGGTCAGGCCTTATCAGCTAACGCTTGAGACCATTACTCTGAACCCTAATGGAGGCACGCCAATAAACAATAGCCTGTTCACTACGGGTGCAACACATAAAGCCGCTGAGCCGTTTGCTTTTATTATTAAAGCTCTTAACCAATCCGGAGGCTTAACCACTAACTATGTACCGAGCCAAAGCCAATTATCGGTGAAAAGAGTCGCACCTGTGAATGTTGGTACAGAGGACGGTGATTTTACCTATGCGACTGGCGAGTCTAAAAGAGATACGTTAGCTACCACTTTTTCCGATGTTAATTTTACCGCGTTTGTTCCTGGAAATAGTACTGGCGGGGTTTCAAGTTTCACCGGTGCTAAATATTCTGAAGTCGGCGTTCTGGAACTTGACGTCAGAGATAATAACTATGGCAATCAAACAGGCTTTCATGTTGAAGCTGATGCGATAACCGTTGGAAGGTTTACCCCGGCTTATTTAACGCAATCTGTTATTAGTCACGGTGAACTCGTCACTCGCGACGATAGCTTAGTTGGCACATGTGGTGAGCGAGATTGGGCGTATTCAGGACAGTTAAATGTCAATCAATTACCGACTGAAATAGGTGCGATTCGATATTCGAGTGCCAATCCACCGAAAATAGAAATATTGGCTTTTAACCAAGACGGTGATCTGACAAAAAACTATATCATTGCGGCTACTGGGGCGGGTGGTGACAGTTTTATGCGTTTAGAGCCAAACGATGTCGTGATAACGCCGCCGGTGCAAGATATCAAAGGTGCTGCTTTAGCCATTACCGCTAACAATCCTCTAGATATAGATACCTCCAATGCATTTAGCCATTTAACTGGTGGTGTTGAATACACCTTAAGTGATGATGATCATTTCGTTTATACTCATAATAACGACACTTTCCTTGCGCCATTTACAGCAGAGTTTGATTTGGATATTGACCAAATCATTGATGCTGACGGCATTGCGGTCGATACCAGTGTGATGGTCGCGCCGCTTCCTTATGAACATATCGAAATCAGAACGGGCGTTCAGGTACGATTTGGGCGTTTGATGCTTGAGAACAGTTATGGCCCAGAAACATCAGATTTGGCACAGCATTTCAAAACAGAGTACTTAGTTAATCCGTTAACCCAAACGTTTACTACCAATGTTAACGACAATTGTACTGCTATCACCAATGTTGGCAACTTATTGTCTTTATCTGATATTGGTGAAGGGCTTGACGACTTAGATGTTAACGTGGTTGGTAATGCTGGCACCATGGAATTAGGTGAGTTTAAAGGGTTAGACCTACGTTCTGCATCTCAAGGACAAATTGGTGTTGAGTATACAACACCTGCCTGGTTGCTTTTCGATTGGGATGAAAACGGGACTCACGATAATAATGCAGGCGCTATTGCCACTTTTGGCCAGTTTAGAGGTAATGATCGTATTATCTATTGGCGTGAAAGTAATTAA
- the mreD gene encoding rod shape-determining protein MreD — MLANNGIIILLSLLLALIASIMPMPLGVDAFRPDWALVVLVYWSIALPNRVNVTSAWITGFFLDVLLGSTLGVHAAAMALCVYIAAANYQKIRNFSVWQQAIIVGVLAALYHLLVFWMQRFLTDAVFLPSYLYPVATSVILWPWVFLLLRKIRRQFKIT; from the coding sequence ATGTTGGCTAATAATGGAATTATTATCTTACTGAGCTTATTGCTGGCTCTTATCGCTAGTATCATGCCAATGCCGCTTGGTGTTGATGCCTTTAGGCCTGATTGGGCCTTAGTGGTTTTAGTGTATTGGAGCATTGCCTTACCTAACCGAGTGAATGTTACCTCTGCGTGGATCACCGGTTTTTTCCTTGACGTGTTGTTAGGCTCTACGCTTGGTGTTCATGCGGCGGCAATGGCCTTGTGTGTATACATTGCGGCAGCCAATTATCAAAAAATCAGAAATTTTTCAGTGTGGCAACAGGCAATTATTGTCGGCGTATTAGCAGCGCTTTATCACCTTTTGGTTTTTTGGATGCAACGTTTTTTAACTGATGCCGTGTTCTTGCCCAGTTATCTATACCCAGTGGCAACCTCTGTGATTCTTTGGCCATGGGTATTTTTGTTGCTGAGAAAGATACGTCGACAATTTAAGATAACTTAA
- a CDS encoding type II secretion system protein, giving the protein MRAKPFTQSYQRNKGFTLVEIIIGIVVFALSLSVITSLILPTASQSANQLQQIRAAELAQSLMNEIIGRSFDENSDRVGGQNRCDEDLPSGAANPCTVSGSFGPDADEGSRADFDDVDDYNNWSKSGEFIENAEGVALGNHYQGFSVNVDVVYDGNYDGTADALQVAKLITITVTSPSKDEIVFSSYKANF; this is encoded by the coding sequence ATGCGGGCTAAACCTTTCACTCAAAGTTACCAAAGAAATAAAGGCTTTACATTGGTTGAAATTATCATTGGTATCGTTGTCTTTGCCCTTTCACTGAGCGTGATCACTAGCCTGATTTTGCCAACGGCAAGCCAAAGTGCGAATCAGCTGCAACAAATTCGAGCAGCAGAGCTCGCACAATCGTTGATGAATGAAATCATCGGTCGCTCGTTTGATGAAAATTCTGACCGAGTTGGTGGCCAAAATCGTTGCGATGAAGACCTACCGAGCGGCGCAGCTAATCCTTGTACTGTTTCTGGCTCTTTCGGGCCTGATGCTGATGAAGGAAGTCGCGCGGATTTCGATGATGTTGATGATTACAATAACTGGAGCAAGAGTGGCGAGTTCATAGAAAATGCAGAGGGTGTTGCGTTAGGAAATCACTACCAAGGATTCTCTGTCAATGTTGATGTTGTTTATGATGGCAATTATGATGGTACTGCAGATGCACTCCAAGTCGCCAAGCTTATTACGATCACGGTAACCTCACCCAGCAAAGACGAAATAGTTTTTTCCAGCTATAAGGCGAATTTCTAA
- a CDS encoding Maf family protein: MTLILASQSPRRKELLAQMGYQFTCCPADIDETVQGTELPAEYVSRLAIEKAQHVAKQYDDNCVVLGSDTTVVMHNMMLGKPESYQACYDMLKMLSGDTHQVFTAIAAVKSGAVQVMVIITDVSFKSLTETEILNYWQTGEPHDKAGSYGIQGIGGQFVSEIKGSYSSVVGLPLYETTQLLSAMGIANPLTQSK; this comes from the coding sequence ATGACCCTTATTCTTGCCTCGCAATCTCCTCGTAGAAAAGAGCTGTTAGCTCAAATGGGCTATCAATTTACGTGTTGTCCCGCTGATATTGATGAGACTGTTCAAGGTACTGAATTACCTGCTGAATATGTCTCTCGTTTGGCGATTGAAAAGGCGCAACATGTTGCCAAGCAGTACGATGACAATTGTGTCGTGTTAGGCAGTGACACTACCGTGGTCATGCATAATATGATGTTGGGAAAGCCTGAGTCCTATCAGGCATGTTACGACATGCTTAAGATGCTTTCTGGTGATACTCATCAAGTATTTACCGCCATTGCCGCAGTAAAGTCTGGAGCCGTTCAGGTTATGGTCATTATTACCGATGTATCATTTAAGTCACTTACAGAAACAGAGATTTTAAATTATTGGCAAACCGGTGAGCCGCATGACAAAGCAGGAAGCTATGGCATACAGGGAATTGGCGGGCAGTTTGTCTCTGAGATCAAAGGTAGTTATTCCTCAGTAGTTGGTCTACCGTTATATGAAACAACGCAGTTATTATCGGCAATGGGTATAGCAAACCCTTTAACGCAATCGAAGTAG
- a CDS encoding PilW family protein — protein MGLKREKGFTLLEMVTVIVLLGVISVGLGSFMKFGTQIYVDATDRDELISSARFAVERLNREIRAALPNSLIITTNATNTKQCVEFIPALASTIYQDIPVAPEPKSSVAKVVRFDRSNFSTDLFAVVYPIQPDDLYDGEPASPIAINSLPDNGTNVWDLTLRGAAIHFAQESPTERIYFVDYPISYCVSAGELTRHEKTDFNSGIPSDSGVLMANFLEVKNIDAPAQNYFPFKIGLATRVRNAILTAEFRFERGDERITLNNEIQVMNVP, from the coding sequence ATGGGCCTTAAACGAGAAAAGGGTTTTACTTTGTTGGAAATGGTCACCGTCATAGTCTTACTGGGCGTGATTTCTGTTGGTCTTGGTAGCTTTATGAAGTTTGGCACACAAATCTATGTTGATGCCACTGATCGTGATGAGTTGATTAGCTCAGCACGTTTCGCAGTTGAGCGCCTTAACCGAGAAATCAGGGCCGCACTGCCTAACAGTTTAATAATTACCACCAATGCCACAAACACTAAACAATGTGTTGAATTTATTCCTGCATTGGCCAGTACCATCTATCAAGATATTCCTGTAGCGCCAGAGCCTAAAAGCTCTGTAGCCAAAGTGGTTAGATTTGACCGCAGTAATTTTTCAACTGACTTGTTTGCAGTAGTGTACCCTATTCAACCCGATGACTTATATGATGGTGAGCCTGCATCTCCTATTGCAATCAACTCGTTGCCAGATAACGGTACCAATGTTTGGGACTTAACATTGAGAGGTGCTGCCATACATTTCGCTCAAGAATCACCAACTGAGCGTATCTATTTTGTTGATTACCCGATCAGTTACTGTGTCAGCGCAGGGGAGTTAACAAGACACGAGAAAACTGATTTTAATAGTGGCATTCCTTCGGATAGTGGTGTCTTGATGGCTAACTTTCTTGAAGTTAAAAATATTGACGCCCCTGCACAAAATTACTTTCCGTTTAAAATTGGTCTGGCAACGCGAGTTCGAAATGCAATTTTAACGGCTGAATTTAGGTTTGAACGAGGTGATGAGCGTATTACCTTAAATAACGAAATCCAGGTGATGAATGTCCCTTAA
- the mreC gene encoding rod shape-determining protein MreC, which translates to MNPIFKHGPSPQHRLALVLLLSALFIFFDHKLASFETLRGYLQSIVSPMQYLANTPKQVMRWTTENLVSRTELLTENQALKMNELRYQEQIMQLDIIKQENQRLRSLLSSPLRSDIKKMVAEILSVDSDPYTHQILINRGANDGVYEGQPVIDDQGIVGQVLLVGTTTSRVILITDVTHAVPVRIKRNGIRLVASGSGRIDRITHAHVPHSADIQSGDVLVTSGLGGKYPEGYPVSTVSIVLKDESRPFARVRSTPIAKIDRLRYLLLLWPEKPASMFAPKAVKEQQ; encoded by the coding sequence ATGAATCCAATATTTAAACATGGCCCCTCACCACAACATCGACTTGCATTGGTGTTGTTATTGTCTGCGCTCTTTATTTTTTTCGATCATAAATTGGCCAGCTTTGAAACGCTTCGCGGCTATTTACAATCCATTGTTAGCCCTATGCAATATTTGGCCAACACACCTAAACAAGTCATGCGCTGGACCACAGAAAACTTAGTGTCGCGAACCGAACTGCTGACAGAAAATCAAGCGCTGAAAATGAACGAATTACGATACCAAGAGCAAATTATGCAGCTTGATATCATAAAGCAAGAAAACCAACGGTTGCGGTCTTTACTGTCGTCACCATTACGTTCCGACATCAAAAAGATGGTGGCGGAAATATTATCGGTGGATAGCGATCCGTACACTCATCAAATCCTGATTAATCGTGGTGCAAATGACGGCGTTTATGAAGGTCAGCCGGTGATTGACGATCAAGGTATTGTCGGACAGGTGCTATTAGTCGGTACAACCACTAGTCGCGTGATCCTAATAACTGACGTAACCCATGCGGTACCGGTTAGAATTAAACGAAACGGCATTAGATTAGTGGCATCGGGTAGTGGTCGAATTGATCGTATCACCCATGCACATGTGCCGCATAGTGCTGATATCCAATCGGGGGATGTGCTGGTTACTTCCGGTTTAGGTGGGAAATATCCTGAAGGGTACCCTGTCTCTACGGTATCCATTGTACTCAAAGACGAAAGTCGTCCTTTTGCTCGAGTTAGATCCACGCCGATTGCTAAAATTGATCGGTTGCGATACTTGTTATTATTATGGCCAGAAAAACCAGCGAGTATGTTTGCCCCTAAAGCCGTTAAGGAACAACAATAA
- a CDS encoding type II secretion system protein encodes MNRMNTQKGFTLIELVVVIVILGILAATAAPKFIDLQDDARTATFQAIKASMQSASTLVHSKSLIAGNDTTGSTTVEVNNSDLEIVYGYPSSADDDGTDTWKALLDLDEATEFTISTVSNKVYVTSYVDGTELTTAPTECFASFAQATSVAGPPQVITPPTIVVKGC; translated from the coding sequence ATGAATCGTATGAATACACAAAAAGGTTTTACACTAATTGAATTAGTCGTGGTCATTGTTATTTTAGGTATTTTAGCGGCAACTGCTGCACCTAAATTTATTGACCTACAGGACGATGCAAGAACAGCTACATTCCAAGCAATTAAAGCTTCTATGCAAAGTGCTTCTACGTTGGTTCACAGCAAATCATTGATTGCTGGTAATGATACAACGGGCTCAACTACAGTAGAGGTCAATAATAGTGATTTAGAAATAGTATATGGCTACCCTTCTTCAGCAGATGATGACGGAACAGATACGTGGAAAGCATTATTGGATTTAGATGAGGCTACTGAATTCACAATCAGTACAGTATCAAACAAAGTATACGTAACTTCTTATGTTGATGGCACAGAGTTGACTACTGCACCAACAGAATGTTTTGCATCGTTCGCACAAGCTACTTCTGTTGCTGGCCCTCCACAAGTCATTACTCCTCCTACGATAGTGGTAAAGGGCTGTTAA
- a CDS encoding rod shape-determining protein, with protein MFKKLRGMFSNDLSIDLGTANTLIYVKDQGIVLNEPSVVAIRQDRAGGSKSVAAVGIAAKQMLGRTPGNIEAIRPMKDGVIANFFVTEKMLQHFIKQVHSNNFLRPSPRVLVCVPCGSTQVERRAIRESALGAGAREVYLIDEPMAAAIGAGLPVSEATGSMVVDIGGGTTEVGIISLNGVVYSSSVRIGGDKFEEAIINYVRRNFGSLIGEATAERIKHEIGSAYPGEELIEIEVRGRNLAEGVPRSFTLNSNEILEALQEPLTGIVSAIMVALEQSPPELASDISERGMVLTGGGALLKDLDRLLMEETGIPVVVAEDPLTCVARGGGKAIEMIDMHGGDLFSYE; from the coding sequence ATGTTTAAGAAATTACGCGGCATGTTTTCCAACGATTTATCAATCGATCTGGGAACAGCAAATACACTGATTTATGTTAAAGACCAAGGCATTGTTTTGAACGAGCCTTCTGTTGTGGCCATCCGTCAGGATAGAGCTGGTGGTTCAAAAAGTGTTGCTGCGGTAGGTATTGCTGCCAAGCAAATGCTTGGTAGAACACCGGGAAATATTGAGGCTATTCGCCCCATGAAAGACGGTGTTATCGCTAACTTCTTCGTGACAGAAAAAATGCTTCAGCATTTCATTAAACAAGTGCACAGTAATAACTTCTTAAGACCAAGTCCTCGTGTTTTAGTTTGTGTACCTTGTGGTTCAACACAAGTAGAACGCCGAGCAATTCGCGAATCTGCATTGGGTGCAGGTGCTCGAGAAGTTTATTTAATAGATGAACCAATGGCGGCAGCAATTGGTGCAGGCTTACCTGTATCAGAAGCAACAGGTTCGATGGTCGTTGATATTGGTGGTGGTACTACTGAAGTAGGTATTATCTCACTTAATGGTGTGGTGTATTCTTCATCAGTACGTATCGGTGGTGATAAGTTTGAGGAAGCTATTATCAACTACGTGCGTCGCAATTTCGGTAGTTTAATTGGTGAAGCGACGGCAGAACGCATTAAACATGAAATTGGTTCTGCGTATCCTGGTGAAGAGCTTATTGAAATTGAAGTAAGAGGCAGAAACCTAGCTGAAGGTGTTCCGCGCAGCTTTACTCTAAATAGCAACGAAATCTTAGAAGCATTGCAAGAGCCATTAACCGGTATTGTCAGTGCAATTATGGTTGCGTTAGAGCAATCGCCACCTGAATTGGCCTCTGATATTTCGGAGCGCGGCATGGTGTTAACCGGTGGTGGTGCATTACTTAAAGATCTTGATCGACTATTAATGGAAGAAACCGGGATTCCAGTCGTTGTTGCAGAAGACCCGCTAACCTGTGTGGCACGAGGTGGTGGTAAGGCCATCGAAATGATTGACATGCATGGCGGCGACTTGTTCTCGTACGAATAA
- a CDS encoding pilus assembly PilX family protein, translated as MSLKINLHIKFQQSQKGSVLVMAVFIMVVMLMLGVALVRMLSSSAETIAYEVLGTRAYNIANTGLQAKMAEIFPLGADALRCNGGSTSTLVDGAAPAATVTLVDYKPSLANVEGLRNCTVTQLTCSNFKQDAVVYYQLSSVGECQIDGANKTSRTIVVEARSLK; from the coding sequence ATGTCCCTTAAAATTAATCTTCACATAAAGTTTCAACAATCACAGAAAGGAAGCGTGCTAGTGATGGCGGTATTCATAATGGTGGTGATGTTGATGCTGGGCGTCGCCTTAGTAAGGATGTTATCTTCTAGTGCAGAAACCATTGCCTATGAAGTGCTCGGTACCCGTGCTTATAATATTGCCAATACTGGCTTACAAGCAAAAATGGCTGAGATATTTCCGTTAGGGGCAGATGCATTGCGTTGCAATGGGGGCAGTACTTCAACATTGGTGGATGGAGCTGCGCCAGCGGCTACCGTCACTCTGGTGGATTACAAGCCCAGCTTAGCGAATGTTGAAGGCTTGAGAAACTGCACCGTCACTCAGTTAACCTGTAGCAATTTTAAGCAAGATGCAGTGGTTTATTATCAACTAAGTAGCGTGGGTGAGTGTCAAATAGACGGAGCCAACAAAACGTCACGAACTATCGTTGTAGAAGCGAGGAGCTTGAAGTGA